A stretch of Mesorhizobium sp. M2A.F.Ca.ET.046.03.2.1 DNA encodes these proteins:
- a CDS encoding acyl-CoA synthetase, protein MANPYEQDLDRNAANYQPLTPLTYLERTAKTYPDHVAIIHGSQRITYREFWRRSLKLASALARHGIGKGDTVTVMLSNTPPMLEAHFGVPMVKAVLHSLNTRLDAAILAFQLDHADSKVLIVDREFSGVVKEALVLAKAKPLIIDYDDPDYAADAPYPKGERIGVLDYEDFVAAGDEAFAWSMPDDEWEAISLNYTSGTTGNPKGVVYHHRGAALMAYTNTIHAGMARHAVYLWTLPMFHCNGWCFPWTLAVQAGTHVCLRWVRAKPIYDAIADHGVTHLCGAPIVMSVLINAKDEDKRQFPQTVTFNTAAAPPPEAVLAGMADAGFAVTHLYGLTETYGPAVVNEWHNEWDALEKGPRTAKKARQGVRYAALEGLTIMDPETMAETPADGETIGEVMFRGNIVMKGYLKNRKATDEAFAGGWFHSGDLGVMHPDGYIQLKDRSKDIIISGGENISSIEVEDALYKHPSVASCGVVARADEKWGEVPVAYVELKPGKTATEAEIIEHCRGLLARFKVPKAVVFAEIPKTSTGKIQKFRLREMAKGA, encoded by the coding sequence ATGGCCAATCCCTACGAACAGGATCTCGACAGGAACGCCGCCAATTACCAGCCGCTGACGCCGCTCACTTACCTTGAACGCACTGCCAAGACCTATCCCGACCATGTCGCTATCATCCATGGCAGCCAGCGCATCACCTATCGCGAGTTCTGGCGCCGCTCGCTGAAGCTTGCATCGGCGCTTGCGCGGCACGGCATCGGCAAGGGCGACACGGTGACGGTGATGCTCTCCAACACGCCGCCGATGCTGGAAGCGCATTTCGGCGTGCCGATGGTGAAGGCGGTGTTGCATTCCCTGAATACCCGCCTCGACGCCGCCATCCTCGCCTTTCAGCTCGATCATGCCGACTCGAAGGTGCTGATCGTCGACCGCGAATTCTCGGGCGTGGTCAAGGAGGCCTTGGTGTTGGCCAAGGCCAAGCCGTTGATCATCGACTATGATGATCCCGATTATGCCGCCGACGCTCCCTACCCGAAGGGCGAGCGGATCGGCGTGCTCGATTATGAGGACTTCGTCGCCGCGGGCGACGAGGCGTTCGCATGGTCGATGCCGGACGACGAATGGGAAGCCATCTCGCTCAACTACACGTCCGGCACCACCGGCAACCCGAAGGGCGTCGTCTACCATCATCGTGGTGCCGCCCTGATGGCCTACACCAACACCATCCATGCCGGCATGGCCAGGCACGCGGTCTATCTGTGGACGCTGCCGATGTTCCATTGCAACGGCTGGTGCTTTCCCTGGACGCTTGCCGTCCAGGCCGGCACCCATGTCTGCCTGCGCTGGGTGCGGGCGAAGCCGATATATGACGCGATCGCCGATCACGGCGTCACCCATCTGTGCGGCGCGCCGATCGTCATGTCGGTGCTGATCAACGCGAAGGACGAGGACAAGCGCCAGTTCCCGCAGACCGTCACCTTCAACACCGCCGCCGCGCCGCCGCCGGAAGCTGTGCTTGCCGGTATGGCCGACGCCGGCTTTGCCGTCACCCATCTCTACGGCCTGACCGAGACCTACGGTCCGGCCGTCGTCAACGAATGGCACAATGAGTGGGACGCGCTGGAGAAGGGGCCGAGGACGGCGAAGAAAGCGCGCCAGGGCGTGCGCTATGCCGCGCTGGAAGGGCTGACGATCATGGACCCCGAGACGATGGCGGAGACGCCGGCCGACGGCGAGACCATTGGCGAGGTCATGTTCCGCGGCAATATCGTCATGAAGGGCTATCTGAAGAACCGGAAGGCGACCGACGAGGCCTTCGCCGGCGGCTGGTTCCATTCCGGCGACCTCGGCGTCATGCACCCCGACGGCTATATCCAGCTCAAGGACCGCTCCAAGGACATCATCATCTCGGGCGGTGAGAACATCTCCTCCATCGAGGTCGAGGACGCGCTCTACAAGCATCCGTCGGTCGCCTCCTGCGGTGTGGTGGCCCGCGCGGATGAGAAATGGGGCGAGGTGCCGGTCGCCTATGTCGAGCTGAAGCCCGGCAAGACCGCGACCGAAGCCGAGATCATCGAGCATTGCCGGGGGCTGCTGGCCCGCTTCAAGGTGCCGAAGGCGGTGGTGTTCGCGGAAATCCCGAAGACGTCCACGGGGAAGATCCAGAAGTTCCGGCTAAGGGAAATGGCGAAGGGGGCGTAG
- a CDS encoding TetR family transcriptional regulator: MSEAANIVADPTRQENVTRILDCAERLFRHYGYGKTNVADIARELGMSPANIYRFFASKVEIHQAVCGRMLGASYKMAYEIMHLPISAEERLRRYIHAQYKMTLEVMLDQEKVHEMVIVALERDWGVIDKHVNSIHDLFAEVIREGIEAGEFREQDPETASRCFGAATIILCHPQMVAQCLAKTNRAMPDELIDYAIRALK, from the coding sequence ATGTCCGAAGCCGCCAACATCGTGGCAGACCCCACCAGACAGGAGAATGTGACCCGCATTCTCGACTGCGCCGAGCGGCTGTTCCGTCACTATGGCTACGGCAAGACCAACGTCGCCGACATCGCCCGCGAGCTCGGCATGTCGCCGGCCAACATCTATCGTTTCTTTGCCTCCAAGGTCGAAATCCACCAGGCCGTCTGCGGCCGCATGCTCGGCGCCAGCTACAAGATGGCCTATGAGATTATGCACCTGCCGATCAGCGCCGAGGAACGGCTGCGGCGCTACATCCATGCCCAGTACAAGATGACGCTGGAGGTCATGCTCGACCAGGAGAAGGTGCATGAGATGGTCATCGTCGCGCTGGAACGCGACTGGGGCGTCATCGACAAGCATGTCAACAGCATCCACGACCTCTTCGCCGAAGTGATCCGCGAGGGCATCGAGGCCGGCGAGTTCAGGGAACAGGATCCCGAGACGGCCTCGCGCTGCTTCGGCGCCGCGACCATCATTCTATGCCATCCGCAGATGGTGGCGCAGTGCCTTGCAAAGACCAACCGGGCGATGCCCGACGAACTTATCGACTACGCCATCAGAGCCTTGAAATAG
- a CDS encoding efflux RND transporter periplasmic adaptor subunit — MSLSNSILRKLPAAGLPTAAVIAAVLGLAGCSQEKAEVVQEVVRPVKVVEIGEAQTTRQLDYSGSVRARTEMNLGFRIAGKVTERLVDIGQHVDEGDVLARIDPADYELSVKSAAASLDAAERQVETVDLARKRAEQLYAKNFAPKSQLDQVRLTYDQAVANRDAARSTLAQAQNQVQYADLKASKNGIVTAISADVGQVVAAGTPVMTVAVDGEKEVSIAVPEMDIAGFKPGKEVKASFWSDEGLTLDGKVREVAGSADPQSRTFAVRVSLPNDPRVLLGMTANVQAIVGSKAELVSIPLTAMTEKDGKQIVWTVDRASDTVHPRPIKVANFTADGVTVADGLKQGDVVVAAGTQFMTENLKVKLSGDAQQSASAAEDVATTGSLH; from the coding sequence GTGTCTTTGTCCAATTCCATCCTCCGCAAGCTGCCGGCCGCCGGCCTCCCAACCGCCGCCGTTATCGCAGCAGTGCTTGGCCTTGCCGGCTGCAGCCAGGAGAAGGCCGAGGTCGTCCAGGAGGTCGTCCGGCCGGTCAAGGTGGTCGAGATCGGCGAGGCGCAGACCACCCGTCAGCTTGACTATTCCGGTTCGGTGCGCGCCCGCACCGAGATGAATCTCGGCTTCCGCATCGCCGGCAAGGTCACCGAGCGCCTGGTCGACATCGGTCAGCACGTGGATGAGGGCGACGTCCTCGCCCGCATCGATCCGGCCGATTACGAATTGTCGGTGAAGAGCGCCGCGGCCAGCCTCGACGCGGCCGAGCGCCAGGTCGAGACCGTCGACCTTGCCAGGAAGCGCGCCGAGCAACTCTATGCCAAGAATTTCGCGCCGAAGTCGCAGCTCGACCAGGTGCGGCTGACCTACGACCAGGCCGTGGCGAACCGCGACGCCGCTCGTTCGACGCTGGCCCAGGCGCAGAACCAGGTTCAATACGCCGATCTGAAAGCCAGCAAGAACGGCATCGTCACCGCCATCTCCGCCGATGTCGGCCAGGTGGTCGCCGCCGGCACGCCGGTGATGACCGTCGCGGTTGACGGCGAGAAGGAAGTTTCGATCGCGGTGCCGGAGATGGATATCGCGGGCTTCAAGCCCGGCAAGGAGGTCAAGGCGAGCTTCTGGTCTGACGAAGGGCTCACCCTTGACGGCAAGGTCCGCGAGGTCGCCGGCAGCGCCGATCCGCAGTCGCGCACCTTCGCCGTCCGGGTGTCGCTGCCCAACGATCCGCGCGTGCTACTCGGCATGACCGCCAATGTCCAGGCGATCGTCGGCAGCAAGGCTGAGCTCGTCTCGATCCCGCTCACCGCGATGACCGAAAAGGACGGCAAGCAGATCGTCTGGACAGTGGACCGCGCCTCCGACACCGTGCATCCGCGCCCGATCAAGGTCGCCAACTTCACCGCCGACGGCGTCACCGTGGCCGACGGCCTGAAACAGGGCGATGTCGTGGTCGCGGCAGGCACCCAGTTCATGACCGAAAACCTGAAGGTCAAGCTTTCCGGCGACGCCCAGCAATCCGCCTCGGCGGCAGAGGATGTCGCAACCACCGGCAGCCTGCACTAG